A stretch of Colletotrichum lupini chromosome 2, complete sequence DNA encodes these proteins:
- a CDS encoding gluconolactonase produces the protein MNFYPVPPIIQAELYIRVPDELRCHGKETEWRGGFARPFQHIFLEGPIVDDLGNLYIVDIPYGRILKIDPKKTISVVAEWDGEPNGLAATDDGRLVIADYKQGILSFDPSDRKIKPLITRRHLERFKGPNDLIVDSKGSIYFTDQGQTGMTDPTGKVYRLLPNGKLETLVENGVSLNGLVLSPNERFLFVAITRSIT, from the exons ATGAACTTTTACCCGGTACCTCCGATCATACAAGCTGAACTCTACATTCGAGTTCCAGATGAGCTTCGTTGCCATGGCAAAGAAACTGAGTGGCGAGGTGGCTTTGCGCGCCCATTTCAACACATCTTCCTTGAGGGCCCAATCGTCGATGATCTTGGCAACCTTTACATAGTGGACATTCCCTACGGCCGAATCCTCAAGATTGACccaaaaaagactataagtGTTGTTGCAGAATGGGACGGCGAGCCTAATGGGCTTGCGGCAACTGACGATGGTCGACTGGTTATTGCCGACTACAAGCAG GGAATACTCTCCTTCGATCCTTCTGATCGGAAGATCAAACCGTTGATCACCCGGCGTCACTTGGAGCGATTCAAAGGCCCAAATGACTTGATTGTCGATTCGAAAGGAAGCATCTACTTCACCGACCAAGGTCAAACCGGCATGACAGATCCAACTGGCAAAGTCTATAGGCttttacctaacggaaagctGGAGACACTTGTAGAAAATGGAGTATCCCTAAATGGACTGGTTCTCTCACCTAATGAAAGGTTCTTATTCGTCGCCATAACGAGATCTAtcacgtaa